From the Methanobacteriaceae archaeon genome, one window contains:
- a CDS encoding 2,3-bisphosphoglycerate-independent phosphoglycerate mutase gives MKGLILIMDGMGDRPIKELGNKTPLEAANTPNMDKMAEEGITGIMDSIAPGIIPGSDTAHLSILGYNPYEVYTGRGPFEANGVGVDVLPGDIAFRCNFSTTDDDLIVTDRRAGRIKEGTKEIVEELNKMVLEDYPEIKVIFKESTGHRAVLVLRGEGLSGKVSDADPKVEGNKPKQVKPLDDTPEAKKTADILNKLVVKTYEMVKDHPVNLKRIEEGEPPANIVIPRGAGEVPVVESINEKYGVNAACIAETGLIMGIGRFAGMDIIEMEDVTGGIDTNLENIRDTIVDQVKNSEHDFFLVNIDGADEAGHDGQTKEKKEFIEKVDRVIMSELMKLEDVYIYLTADHSTPISVMNHSGDPVPVLIRGPEVRVDDVKEFSEVACAKGGLNRIRGADVMNIMMDLMNYAHKFGA, from the coding sequence ATGAAAGGACTTATTTTAATCATGGATGGTATGGGTGACCGTCCTATTAAAGAATTAGGTAATAAAACTCCTTTAGAAGCAGCTAACACTCCTAATATGGATAAAATGGCTGAAGAAGGAATTACTGGTATTATGGATTCAATTGCTCCTGGAATTATTCCTGGAAGTGACACAGCACACCTTTCAATCTTAGGTTACAATCCATATGAAGTATATACTGGAAGAGGTCCATTTGAAGCAAATGGTGTAGGCGTAGATGTTCTTCCTGGCGATATTGCATTTAGATGTAATTTCTCAACCACAGATGATGATTTAATTGTAACTGACAGACGTGCTGGAAGAATCAAAGAAGGTACCAAAGAAATCGTTGAAGAATTAAACAAAATGGTTTTAGAAGACTATCCTGAAATCAAAGTAATATTCAAAGAATCAACTGGTCACAGAGCAGTATTGGTTTTAAGAGGAGAAGGACTTTCAGGAAAAGTAAGTGACGCTGATCCTAAAGTAGAAGGAAACAAACCTAAACAAGTAAAACCTTTAGACGACACTCCTGAAGCTAAAAAAACTGCAGATATCTTAAATAAATTAGTAGTTAAAACCTACGAAATGGTTAAAGACCATCCAGTTAACTTAAAAAGAATTGAAGAAGGCGAACCTCCAGCAAACATCGTAATTCCTCGTGGTGCAGGAGAAGTTCCTGTTGTTGAATCAATCAACGAAAAATACGGCGTAAACGCAGCATGTATTGCAGAAACCGGACTCATTATGGGTATTGGAAGATTTGCAGGAATGGACATCATCGAAATGGAAGATGTAACTGGTGGAATCGATACCAACCTTGAAAACATTCGTGATACTATTGTAGATCAAGTTAAAAACTCTGAACATGACTTCTTTTTAGTAAACATCGACGGAGCAGATGAAGCAGGCCACGACGGTCAAACTAAAGAGAAAAAAGAATTCATAGAAAAAGTCGACAGAGTTATTATGAGTGAATTAATGAAACTTGAAGATGTATATATTTACTTAACTGCTGATCACTCAACTCCTATTTCAGTAATGAACCACTCAGGAGACCCTGTACCTGTTCTTATCAGAGGTCCTGAAGTAAGAGTAGATGACGTTAAAGAATTCTCAGAAGTAGCTTGTGCTAAAGGAGGACTTAACAGAATCAGAGGCGCAGATGTAATGAATATTATGATGGATTTAATGAATTATGCTCATAAATTCGGTGCATAG
- a CDS encoding TIGR00297 family protein — translation MDGLMINWAYVILLFVLGFITYNRQSLDLFGSLVMVLMGIVIIFSAGANWLLLIVIFLVMSLVATKFSRKYKLSLGEFEGRRTSKNVISNGVVACFMAAFGGFYSPLVGGFIGAISTATTDTLASEIGVLDAHPRLITTLQKVDPGTNGAVSVLGTVSGMAGAVVIGIAAYFLGIVPNPVSSIVVALVSGTIGCFGDSILGALFENRGWITNEHVNLLATIFGAIVGILLI, via the coding sequence ATGGATGGGTTAATGATTAACTGGGCATATGTAATACTTCTATTTGTTTTAGGTTTCATTACATACAATAGACAATCATTGGATTTATTTGGTTCTCTTGTAATGGTCCTTATGGGCATTGTGATTATTTTTTCAGCAGGAGCCAACTGGTTGTTGTTAATTGTTATATTTCTCGTCATGTCTTTGGTTGCTACTAAATTCTCTAGAAAATATAAATTATCTTTAGGAGAATTTGAAGGAAGAAGGACTTCTAAAAATGTTATTTCCAATGGTGTTGTGGCTTGTTTTATGGCAGCATTTGGAGGCTTTTACTCTCCTTTGGTAGGGGGATTTATTGGAGCTATTTCAACAGCAACTACAGATACCTTAGCTTCTGAAATAGGTGTTTTAGATGCTCATCCTCGCTTAATTACTACCTTACAAAAAGTAGATCCTGGAACAAATGGTGCAGTTTCAGTTTTAGGTACCGTATCAGGTATGGCTGGTGCAGTTGTTATTGGTATTGCAGCTTATTTCTTAGGTATAGTTCCAAATCCGGTTTCATCAATCGTTGTTGCTTTAGTTTCCGGAACTATTGGTTGTTTTGGTGACAGTATTTTAGGTGCTCTTTTTGAAAATAGGGGCTGGATTACAAATGAGCATGTTAACTTACTTGCAACAATCTTTGGAGCTATTGTTGGAATTTTATTAATTTAA
- a CDS encoding 30S ribosomal protein S3ae, producing the protein MAKAKARRRVRDTWKEKSWYTIKTPVNFEDKEIGETPAKDPELLIGRGVEVTMRELTGDFSKQYIKLRFEIDNVAGEVANTKFTGHKTTTDYVRSMIRRGTSRIDASTIATTKDGRKVKLQVLAVTVRRAKSSQQRYMRKVIEDLLVEAAAEKSFDDLIKSVVTGKLASEIYHNAKKIYPLKRVEIIKSKVIK; encoded by the coding sequence ATGGCAAAAGCAAAAGCAAGACGTAGAGTACGTGATACATGGAAAGAAAAATCCTGGTATACTATTAAAACCCCAGTGAACTTTGAAGATAAAGAAATCGGAGAAACTCCAGCAAAAGATCCAGAACTTCTCATTGGTAGAGGAGTAGAAGTTACTATGAGAGAATTAACCGGAGACTTCTCAAAACAATACATCAAACTCAGATTTGAAATTGATAACGTTGCAGGTGAAGTTGCAAACACTAAATTCACCGGACACAAAACCACTACTGATTACGTAAGAAGTATGATTAGAAGAGGAACTTCCAGAATCGATGCTTCTACCATCGCAACTACTAAAGATGGACGTAAAGTAAAACTTCAAGTTCTCGCTGTAACTGTAAGAAGAGCTAAATCTTCCCAACAAAGATACATGAGAAAAGTTATCGAAGATTTACTCGTTGAAGCAGCAGCTGAAAAATCTTTCGATGATTTAATAAAAAGTGTTGTAACCGGTAAATTAGCTTCTGAAATTTATCACAACGCTAAAAAAATCTACCCACTTAAAAGAGTGGAAATTATCAAAAGTAAAGTAATCAAATAG